The Phycisphaerae bacterium genomic sequence GATCGAAGACCAGCACCTTGCACTTGAAGGCTTTGAACCGCAGGGCGACTTCGCGGCCGATGCGGCCGAAACCCACCACGCCGACCGTCATGTCCTTGAGGCCGTGCATGCGGTTGATGTCCACCGGAAACTTCCACGTGCCGGTCTTGACCTGCTTGACCAGGTAGAAGAGCTGGCGGGTCAGCGACAGCGACATGGCGAGGGTGTGATCGGCGACCTCGTCGATGCAGTAGTCCGGCACATTGCAGACCGGAATGTCCTTGGCGGCCGCCGCCTGCAGATCGACATTGTCCACCCCGATCCCGTAGCGGACGATGATCCGGCACTTTTCCATCGCGCCGATCACGTTGGCGTTCACGCGGGCGAACTGCGTGATCACGTAGTCCGCGTCATGCGTCAGGTCGATCAGCTCCTGCTCGGTCTTGCACTGCCGGCCGACCAGCTCGCAGCCCAACGGTTTGAGCACCGATTCCTCGACGCCCAGGTTGTCGAACGTGTAGTCCGTTACCGCCACTTTCTTCGCCATCGTCAGTCTCCCTGTCAGGGTTTGGAATTCGTCACCTTGATTCAACCTACGCGTCGCTGCGAACCGGATTCTTGAGCGTGCCGATCCCGCTGATCTCGACCTCGACCGAGTCGCCGGCCTTCAGGTAGACCGGCGGGTTCTGGGCAAATCCGCAGCCGGCGGGCGTGCCCGTCAAAATCACCGTGCCCGGCAGCAGCGTCGTGCAGCGAGAAAGGTACGAGATCAGGTACCGCACCGAGAACACCATCAGCGAGGTGTTGGCCTGCTGCATCGTCTTGCCGTTGAGCCGCAGGCTGACCTCCAGGTTCGTCGGGTCCAGGTCGGTCTCGATCCACGGACCCATCGGGGCGAACGTCTCGAACGACTTGCCGCGGGCCCACTGCACGTCGTTCCGCTGGCAGTCGCGGGCGCTCACGTCGTTGGCGCACGTGTAGCCCAAAACGTAATCGAGGGCCTGGGCCTCGGAGACCTTGCGGGCGGCCTTCTTGATCACCACGGCCAGCTCCGCTTCGTAGTCCACCTCATCGGGGGCCATGACCGGAAGCACGATCGGATCGCCCGGGTTGGTCAAACACGAGGTGGCCTTGATGAACAGCGCCGGGGCCTTCGGCACGTCGTCGCCGCCCTCTTCAGCGTGGGCTTTGTAATTGCGGCCGAGGGCCAGCATGTTCGGCGGCAGGATCGGAGCCAGAAGCTTCACGTCCGCCAGCGCGCAGGTCTGGCCGGTGGGTTTGAGCGAACCGAGGGCGTCGCCCTCGATGACCTTGAGGGTCTGGCCCTCGACCAGGCCGTGCTGAATCTTGCCGTCTTTGGTCTGGAATCTGGCGATACGCATGGTTGCCTCCTTGAAGCGGCGCGGGATTGATCTCTCTAGAAGTCTCTGGAAAAACCGCACGTCCATCCGCCGTCGACGGTCAGGACGTGTCCGGTGATGTACGTGCTGCCGTCGCCGACGAGGAACAGGATGGCCGAGGCCATCTCCTCCGGCTCGCCGGGCCGGCCCATCGGCACGTGCGAGAGCATGCGCTGGGCCTTCTCGCGAAGCTGCGGGTCATCGCCGTAGAAGAGGCTGCGAGTCCCCTCGGTCAGCGTCGAGCCGGGCGCGACGGCGTTGACGGTGATGCCGAACGGAGCCAGTTCGACCGCCATCGCCTCGGTCAGGCGGTGGACGGCCGCCTTGGCCGCCACGTACGCGGTCTGCTGGCGGGCGGGCACGCTGCCCAGGACCGATCCGATGTTGACGATCCGGCCGGACTTCTGCGCGACCATCGCCTTGGCCGCGGCGCGGCTGCAGTAAAAGACGCCGTTGAGGTCCACGTCGAGGATGCTCCGCCAAATGTCGGTCGGCA encodes the following:
- a CDS encoding C-terminal binding protein — translated: MAKKVAVTDYTFDNLGVEESVLKPLGCELVGRQCKTEQELIDLTHDADYVITQFARVNANVIGAMEKCRIIVRYGIGVDNVDLQAAAAKDIPVCNVPDYCIDEVADHTLAMSLSLTRQLFYLVKQVKTGTWKFPVDINRMHGLKDMTVGVVGFGRIGREVALRFKAFKCKVLVFDPVVEAGKIKGEGFEPADLARIYAESDLVTLHCPSTAQTKQMINAQTLAKMKDGVLIVNLSRGDLVHTDDLIAALRSGKVSGAALDVTDPEPINPDNPLLAMDNVIITNHIASASPNAVRYLRKSTAERVACAVRGEALPNVVNGVKR
- a CDS encoding fumarylacetoacetate hydrolase family protein; amino-acid sequence: MRIARFQTKDGKIQHGLVEGQTLKVIEGDALGSLKPTGQTCALADVKLLAPILPPNMLALGRNYKAHAEEGGDDVPKAPALFIKATSCLTNPGDPIVLPVMAPDEVDYEAELAVVIKKAARKVSEAQALDYVLGYTCANDVSARDCQRNDVQWARGKSFETFAPMGPWIETDLDPTNLEVSLRLNGKTMQQANTSLMVFSVRYLISYLSRCTTLLPGTVILTGTPAGCGFAQNPPVYLKAGDSVEVEISGIGTLKNPVRSDA
- a CDS encoding SDR family oxidoreductase — protein: MKVDLTGKIAIVTGGADGIGKACTKMLLENGAAVTIADVSAKGPAAAAELGGIGPCQFVKTDVTDEKQVDRLIQTVVERHGRLDIMVNNAGFNAPAEKRANIDGMPTDIWRSILDVDLNGVFYCSRAAAKAMVAQKSGRIVNIGSVLGSVPARQQTAYVAAKAAVHRLTEAMAVELAPFGITVNAVAPGSTLTEGTRSLFYGDDPQLREKAQRMLSHVPMGRPGEPEEMASAILFLVGDGSTYITGHVLTVDGGWTCGFSRDF